CTCGGCTGATCGCTACGCTCGCTCGTCGAACTCGGCTGATCGCTACGCTCGCTCGTCGAACTCGGCTGATCGCTACGCTCGCTCGTCTGGATCGACCGGCCGCCCGTCCTCCGTCGGCGGCGCGACGTGGTCGATGTACGACTCGACGTCGGGTTCGTTGACGGTGACGTGCACGTGGATGTCGCCGAGTTCGTCGGGGTTGCCCACGGCGAAGTTGATCACGCCCTTGAACGCCGCCTGCTTCTTCAGCGCGAAGGAGAACCCCTCGTCGTCGGCGCGTTTGAAGAACTCCGTGCGGGCAGTCTCGAGGATTTCCTGCTCGTGGAGGCGTTCGGAGAACCGTTCCAGAGAGTGCGTTTCACCCACGAGCTCGCCCGGTCGGTGCTCGAACTCGACGTTCGG
This portion of the Halobellus litoreus genome encodes:
- a CDS encoding RNA-binding domain-containing protein; the encoded protein is MIYRIDARIVAPVRDTEVTDRVEDAVRSLFPNVEFEHRPGELVGETHSLERFSERLHEQEILETARTEFFKRADDEGFSFALKKQAAFKGVINFAVGNPDELGDIHVHVTVNEPDVESYIDHVAPPTEDGRPVDPDERA